In Salvelinus alpinus chromosome 20, SLU_Salpinus.1, whole genome shotgun sequence, a genomic segment contains:
- the LOC139546514 gene encoding 2-Hydroxyacid oxidase 2-like isoform X2 yields the protein MSTSCNREGIRCAEMAMVCLTDFEEYAKEHLSKATWDYYAAGADECCTRDDNLLAYKRIRLRPRILRDVSVSDTRTTVQGTEISFPVGIAPTAFHCLAWHEGEMATARGTEAVNTCYITSTYSTCSVEEIVAAAPNGYRWFQLYVYRDRKLSESIVHRVEALGYKALVLTVDVPYTGKRRNDIRNQFKLPPHLKVKNFDGVIQEAASSEEYGIPSNTLDPSISWKDVYWLQSLTRLPIIIKGILTKEDAELAVEHGVQGIIVSNHGGRQLDGGPATIDALSEIVDTVQGRIEVYLDGGIRTGSDVLKAVALGAKCVFIGRPAVWGLAYKGEEGVREVLQILNDEFRLSMALSGCRNVAEINRNLIQFSKL from the exons ATGAGCACCAGCTGTAATCG AGAGGGGATCCGCTGTGCTGAGATGGCTATGGTATGTCTCACAGACTTTGAGGAGTATGCCAAAGAGCACCTCTCCAAGGCAACCTGGGACTACTACGCAGCCGGAGCAGATGAGTGCTGCACCAGGGACGACAATCTGCTGGCCTACAAACG GATCCGTCTGCGACCACGGATTCTACGGGACGTGTCGGTGAGTGACACCAGGACCACGGTGCAGGGCACAGAGATCAGCTTTCCTGTGGGCATCGCCCCCACTGCCTTCCATTGCCTGGCCTGGCACGAGGGCGAAATGGCTACTGCCAGGG gtACGGAGGCAGTGAACACCTGTTACATCACCAGTACCTACTCCACCTGCTCTGTGGAGGAGATCGTGGCTGCAGCACCTAACGGCTACCGCTGGTTCCAGCTCTATGTGTACCGGGACAGGAAGCTGTCTGAGTCAATCGTTCACCGTGTGGAGGCCCTGGGCTACAAAGCCTTGGTCCTCACCGTCGACGTGCCCTACACTGGAAAGCGCCGCAACGATATACGCAACCAGTTCAAGCTCCCGCCGCACCTCAAGGTCAAAAACTTTGACGGGGTCATCCAG GAGGCTGCGAGTTCTGAAGAGTATGGTATCCCTTCCAACACCCTGGACCCCTCCATCAGCTGGAAGGACGTATACTGGCTGCAGTCTCTCACCCGCCTGCCCATCATCATCAAGGGCATCCTGACCAAGGAGGATGCTGAGCTGGCCGTGGAGCACGGCGTCCAGGGCATCATCGTGTCCAACCACGGAGGACGCCAGCTGGACGGAGGGCCCGCCACG ATAGATGCCCTATCTGAGATCGTGGATACGGTGCAAGGGCGTATCGAGGTGTATCTGGACGGGGGGATTCGCACCGGTAGTGACGTGCTGAAGGCCGTGGCTCTGGGAGCCAAGTGTGTGTTCATCGGGAGGCCAGCCGTGTGGGGCCTTGCCTATAAA GGTGAGGAGGGGGTAAGGGAGGTACTACAGATCCTCAACGATGAGTTCCGTCTGTCAATGGCTCTGTCTG GGTGCAGGAACGTGGCTGAGATCAACAGGAACCTCATCCAGTTCTCTAAACTGTGA
- the LOC139546514 gene encoding 2-Hydroxyacid oxidase 2-like isoform X1, with amino-acid sequence MSTSCNREGIRCAEMAMVCLTDFEEYAKEHLSKATWDYYAAGADECCTRDDNLLAYKRIRLRPRILRDVSVSDTRTTVQGTEISFPVGIAPTAFHCLAWHEGEMATARGTEAVNTCYITSTYSTCSVEEIVAAAPNGYRWFQLYVYRDRKLSESIVHRVEALGYKALVLTVDVPYTGKRRNDIRNQFKLPPHLKVKNFDGVIQVMEAASSEEYGIPSNTLDPSISWKDVYWLQSLTRLPIIIKGILTKEDAELAVEHGVQGIIVSNHGGRQLDGGPATIDALSEIVDTVQGRIEVYLDGGIRTGSDVLKAVALGAKCVFIGRPAVWGLAYKGEEGVREVLQILNDEFRLSMALSGCRNVAEINRNLIQFSKL; translated from the exons ATGAGCACCAGCTGTAATCG AGAGGGGATCCGCTGTGCTGAGATGGCTATGGTATGTCTCACAGACTTTGAGGAGTATGCCAAAGAGCACCTCTCCAAGGCAACCTGGGACTACTACGCAGCCGGAGCAGATGAGTGCTGCACCAGGGACGACAATCTGCTGGCCTACAAACG GATCCGTCTGCGACCACGGATTCTACGGGACGTGTCGGTGAGTGACACCAGGACCACGGTGCAGGGCACAGAGATCAGCTTTCCTGTGGGCATCGCCCCCACTGCCTTCCATTGCCTGGCCTGGCACGAGGGCGAAATGGCTACTGCCAGGG gtACGGAGGCAGTGAACACCTGTTACATCACCAGTACCTACTCCACCTGCTCTGTGGAGGAGATCGTGGCTGCAGCACCTAACGGCTACCGCTGGTTCCAGCTCTATGTGTACCGGGACAGGAAGCTGTCTGAGTCAATCGTTCACCGTGTGGAGGCCCTGGGCTACAAAGCCTTGGTCCTCACCGTCGACGTGCCCTACACTGGAAAGCGCCGCAACGATATACGCAACCAGTTCAAGCTCCCGCCGCACCTCAAGGTCAAAAACTTTGACGGGGTCATCCAGGTAATG GAGGCTGCGAGTTCTGAAGAGTATGGTATCCCTTCCAACACCCTGGACCCCTCCATCAGCTGGAAGGACGTATACTGGCTGCAGTCTCTCACCCGCCTGCCCATCATCATCAAGGGCATCCTGACCAAGGAGGATGCTGAGCTGGCCGTGGAGCACGGCGTCCAGGGCATCATCGTGTCCAACCACGGAGGACGCCAGCTGGACGGAGGGCCCGCCACG ATAGATGCCCTATCTGAGATCGTGGATACGGTGCAAGGGCGTATCGAGGTGTATCTGGACGGGGGGATTCGCACCGGTAGTGACGTGCTGAAGGCCGTGGCTCTGGGAGCCAAGTGTGTGTTCATCGGGAGGCCAGCCGTGTGGGGCCTTGCCTATAAA GGTGAGGAGGGGGTAAGGGAGGTACTACAGATCCTCAACGATGAGTTCCGTCTGTCAATGGCTCTGTCTG GGTGCAGGAACGTGGCTGAGATCAACAGGAACCTCATCCAGTTCTCTAAACTGTGA
- the LOC139546514 gene encoding 2-Hydroxyacid oxidase 2-like isoform X3, translating to MAMVCLTDFEEYAKEHLSKATWDYYAAGADECCTRDDNLLAYKRIRLRPRILRDVSVSDTRTTVQGTEISFPVGIAPTAFHCLAWHEGEMATARGTEAVNTCYITSTYSTCSVEEIVAAAPNGYRWFQLYVYRDRKLSESIVHRVEALGYKALVLTVDVPYTGKRRNDIRNQFKLPPHLKVKNFDGVIQVMEAASSEEYGIPSNTLDPSISWKDVYWLQSLTRLPIIIKGILTKEDAELAVEHGVQGIIVSNHGGRQLDGGPATIDALSEIVDTVQGRIEVYLDGGIRTGSDVLKAVALGAKCVFIGRPAVWGLAYKGEEGVREVLQILNDEFRLSMALSGCRNVAEINRNLIQFSKL from the exons ATGGCTATGGTATGTCTCACAGACTTTGAGGAGTATGCCAAAGAGCACCTCTCCAAGGCAACCTGGGACTACTACGCAGCCGGAGCAGATGAGTGCTGCACCAGGGACGACAATCTGCTGGCCTACAAACG GATCCGTCTGCGACCACGGATTCTACGGGACGTGTCGGTGAGTGACACCAGGACCACGGTGCAGGGCACAGAGATCAGCTTTCCTGTGGGCATCGCCCCCACTGCCTTCCATTGCCTGGCCTGGCACGAGGGCGAAATGGCTACTGCCAGGG gtACGGAGGCAGTGAACACCTGTTACATCACCAGTACCTACTCCACCTGCTCTGTGGAGGAGATCGTGGCTGCAGCACCTAACGGCTACCGCTGGTTCCAGCTCTATGTGTACCGGGACAGGAAGCTGTCTGAGTCAATCGTTCACCGTGTGGAGGCCCTGGGCTACAAAGCCTTGGTCCTCACCGTCGACGTGCCCTACACTGGAAAGCGCCGCAACGATATACGCAACCAGTTCAAGCTCCCGCCGCACCTCAAGGTCAAAAACTTTGACGGGGTCATCCAGGTAATG GAGGCTGCGAGTTCTGAAGAGTATGGTATCCCTTCCAACACCCTGGACCCCTCCATCAGCTGGAAGGACGTATACTGGCTGCAGTCTCTCACCCGCCTGCCCATCATCATCAAGGGCATCCTGACCAAGGAGGATGCTGAGCTGGCCGTGGAGCACGGCGTCCAGGGCATCATCGTGTCCAACCACGGAGGACGCCAGCTGGACGGAGGGCCCGCCACG ATAGATGCCCTATCTGAGATCGTGGATACGGTGCAAGGGCGTATCGAGGTGTATCTGGACGGGGGGATTCGCACCGGTAGTGACGTGCTGAAGGCCGTGGCTCTGGGAGCCAAGTGTGTGTTCATCGGGAGGCCAGCCGTGTGGGGCCTTGCCTATAAA GGTGAGGAGGGGGTAAGGGAGGTACTACAGATCCTCAACGATGAGTTCCGTCTGTCAATGGCTCTGTCTG GGTGCAGGAACGTGGCTGAGATCAACAGGAACCTCATCCAGTTCTCTAAACTGTGA